In Arthrobacter burdickii, one DNA window encodes the following:
- a CDS encoding aminobutyraldehyde dehydrogenase, translating to MAETLQNYIDGVFVTPAGTELLDIVNPTNGEVVAQSPVSTRADVDDAMQAAARAFTTWKRTTPSQRQLLLLRLADAVEAASDELVEAQHRNTGQVREMIAAEEVAAGADQLRFFAGAARILEGKSAGEYLEGHTSFVRREPIGVVAQVAPWNYPFLMAIWKIGPALAAGNTVVLKPSDTTPESTLVLARLTQGILPDGVLNVVLGTGETGAAMIEHPVPGLVSITGSVRAGIAVATAAAKDLKRAHLELGGKAPAIVFADADLTKTAEAITEFAFFNAGQDCTAITRVLVQEEAHDDLVAAMVAHTATLKTGSEDDSENYFGPLNNINHFNAVNAVVDALPAHCSIATGGKRAGTKGYFFEPTIITGARQDDPVVQQETFGPILTVQTFTTEEEAVELANGVDYALASSVWTSNHGTAMRVSRDLDFGAVWINTHIMLTAEMPHGGFKHSGYGKDLSMYGVEDYTRIKHVMSVLDV from the coding sequence GTGGCTGAGACCCTTCAGAACTACATCGACGGCGTGTTCGTGACGCCGGCCGGGACCGAACTCCTGGACATTGTCAACCCGACCAACGGGGAAGTGGTGGCCCAGTCCCCGGTCTCCACCCGTGCGGACGTCGACGACGCCATGCAGGCCGCGGCACGCGCCTTCACCACCTGGAAGCGGACCACGCCCAGCCAGCGCCAGCTCCTGCTGCTCCGGCTCGCCGACGCCGTCGAGGCCGCGAGCGATGAGCTCGTCGAGGCGCAGCATCGGAACACGGGCCAGGTACGCGAGATGATCGCGGCCGAGGAGGTAGCCGCAGGAGCCGACCAGCTGCGGTTCTTCGCCGGCGCCGCGCGCATCCTCGAGGGCAAGTCCGCGGGCGAGTACCTCGAAGGCCACACGTCGTTCGTGCGACGGGAGCCCATCGGCGTCGTCGCCCAGGTGGCCCCGTGGAACTACCCGTTCCTCATGGCCATCTGGAAGATCGGCCCCGCGCTCGCCGCCGGGAACACCGTCGTGCTCAAGCCCAGTGACACCACGCCGGAGTCCACCCTCGTGCTGGCGCGCCTCACGCAGGGCATCCTGCCCGACGGCGTCCTGAACGTCGTGCTCGGCACGGGCGAGACCGGCGCCGCGATGATCGAGCACCCCGTGCCCGGCCTCGTGTCGATCACCGGATCCGTGCGTGCCGGGATCGCCGTCGCGACCGCCGCGGCCAAGGACCTCAAGCGGGCACACCTGGAGCTGGGCGGCAAGGCGCCCGCCATCGTCTTCGCCGACGCCGACCTCACGAAGACCGCAGAGGCGATCACGGAGTTCGCGTTCTTCAACGCCGGCCAGGACTGCACCGCCATCACCCGCGTGCTCGTGCAGGAGGAGGCGCACGACGACCTCGTCGCCGCCATGGTCGCCCACACCGCCACCCTGAAGACGGGCAGCGAGGACGACTCCGAGAACTACTTCGGGCCGCTCAACAACATCAACCACTTCAACGCCGTGAACGCGGTCGTCGACGCGTTGCCCGCCCACTGCAGCATCGCGACCGGCGGCAAGCGTGCGGGGACGAAGGGCTACTTCTTCGAACCCACCATCATCACCGGCGCCCGCCAGGATGATCCCGTGGTGCAGCAGGAGACCTTCGGGCCGATCCTCACCGTCCAGACGTTCACCACGGAGGAGGAAGCGGTCGAGCTCGCCAACGGCGTGGACTACGCCCTGGCCTCCAGCGTCTGGACCTCGAACCACGGAACCGCGATGCGCGTTTCCCGCGACCTCGATTTCGGCGCCGTGTGGATCAATACGCACATCATGCTCACCGCCGAGATGCCGCACGGCGGCTTCAAGCACTCCGGCTACGGCAAGGACCTCTCCATGTACGGCGTGGAGGACTACACCCGCATCAAGCACGTCATGAGCGTGCTGGACGTCTGA
- the gabT gene encoding 4-aminobutyrate--2-oxoglutarate transaminase has protein sequence MTTYATPSGAVAPSFRLEQKRRINGDFPGPKSTELAARRAAVVAKGVASTVPVYVADADGGVIHDVDGNSFIDFGSGIAVTTVGASDPAVVGAVKEQAEHFTHTCFMVTPYEGYIAVAEQLNELTPGDFEKRTVLFNSGAEAVENAVKVARLATGRDAVVAFDHAYHGRTNLTMALTAKAMPYKTNFGPFAPEIYRVPMSYPFREENPAITGPEAAQRAITMIEKQIGAGSVAAIIIEPVQGEGGFIVPADGFLPALAEWAKANGVVFIADEVQSGFCRTGEWFAVNHEGVVPDIITMAKGIAGGLPLSAITGRADLLDSVHAGGLGGTYGGNPVACAAALGAISSMKEQDLIGRARHIEAQVTERFAALQSELGDASIVGELRGRGGMLAIEFVEAGSKAPNADATKAIAALCLREGVIILTCGTYGNVVRLLPPLVITDELLADGLDVLTNAIRTVNAG, from the coding sequence ATGACAACGTACGCAACTCCTTCCGGCGCGGTCGCGCCGAGCTTCCGGCTCGAGCAGAAGCGCCGCATCAACGGCGACTTCCCCGGCCCCAAGTCGACGGAACTCGCCGCCCGGCGTGCCGCCGTCGTCGCCAAGGGTGTCGCCTCGACCGTCCCCGTCTACGTCGCGGATGCCGACGGCGGCGTGATCCACGACGTCGACGGCAACTCCTTCATCGACTTCGGCTCGGGCATCGCCGTGACGACCGTCGGAGCCTCCGATCCCGCGGTCGTCGGGGCCGTGAAGGAGCAGGCTGAGCACTTCACCCACACCTGCTTCATGGTCACGCCCTACGAGGGCTACATCGCCGTCGCCGAGCAGCTCAACGAGCTGACCCCCGGTGACTTCGAGAAGCGCACCGTCCTGTTCAACTCGGGCGCCGAGGCCGTGGAGAACGCGGTCAAGGTGGCACGCCTGGCCACCGGCAGGGACGCCGTCGTCGCCTTCGACCACGCGTACCACGGCCGCACCAACCTGACCATGGCACTGACGGCCAAGGCCATGCCCTACAAGACCAACTTCGGTCCGTTCGCCCCCGAGATCTACCGCGTGCCGATGAGCTACCCATTCCGCGAGGAGAATCCCGCGATCACGGGGCCCGAGGCGGCGCAGCGCGCCATCACGATGATCGAGAAGCAGATCGGCGCCGGGTCCGTCGCCGCGATCATCATCGAGCCAGTCCAGGGCGAGGGCGGATTCATCGTGCCCGCCGACGGCTTCCTCCCGGCCCTGGCCGAGTGGGCCAAGGCAAACGGCGTCGTCTTCATCGCCGACGAGGTCCAGTCGGGCTTCTGCCGCACCGGCGAGTGGTTCGCGGTGAACCACGAGGGTGTGGTGCCGGACATCATCACGATGGCGAAGGGCATTGCCGGCGGCTTGCCGCTCTCGGCCATCACGGGCCGGGCGGACCTGCTCGACTCCGTCCACGCCGGCGGCCTCGGCGGCACCTACGGCGGCAACCCTGTGGCGTGCGCCGCCGCGCTGGGTGCGATCTCCTCCATGAAGGAGCAGGACCTCATCGGCCGGGCCCGGCACATCGAGGCCCAGGTCACGGAGCGATTCGCCGCCCTGCAGTCCGAGCTGGGCGACGCCAGTATCGTCGGTGAGCTCCGGGGCCGTGGCGGAATGCTCGCGATCGAGTTCGTGGAAGCCGGGAGCAAGGCGCCCAACGCCGACGCGACCAAGGCGATCGCGGCACTATGCCTGCGCGAGGGCGTCATCATCCTGACCTGCGGAACGTACGGCAACGTCGTCCGCCTGCTGCCGCCGCTCGTCATCACCGACGAGCTGCTGGCGGACGGCCTCGACGTGCTGACGAACGCCATCCGCACGGTGAACGCCGGCTGA
- a CDS encoding GNAT family N-acetyltransferase: MSVAPLSPAPSQHAEYGSRSAWSDLDAVDFAPAPDSPAALGPVVPEVPHDLSAVSTRELRVLCNQLYRVLDTDFPPFGLQEDYEAVVEVLADREARAAERSESEKLREKFRDNPVSSRFELFHDGTMVGYVKYDLRAGRIRLLETVVGPDHRGAGLEPVLVREALLDAHRRRLAPIPYCRHAQAFLAENPQFRALIPVG, translated from the coding sequence ATGTCTGTTGCCCCTCTCTCCCCAGCCCCCTCGCAGCACGCGGAGTACGGCTCCCGGAGCGCCTGGTCGGACCTGGACGCTGTGGACTTCGCCCCGGCGCCGGACTCGCCCGCGGCCCTCGGCCCGGTGGTCCCTGAGGTCCCCCACGACCTGTCCGCCGTGTCCACCCGCGAGCTCCGCGTCCTGTGCAACCAGTTGTACCGCGTGCTGGACACCGATTTCCCGCCCTTCGGCCTGCAGGAAGACTACGAAGCCGTGGTCGAAGTCCTCGCCGACCGCGAGGCCCGGGCAGCCGAACGCTCCGAGAGCGAGAAGCTGCGCGAGAAGTTCCGCGACAATCCCGTGAGCTCGCGCTTCGAGCTCTTCCACGACGGCACCATGGTGGGCTACGTGAAGTACGACCTGCGGGCGGGACGCATCCGCCTGCTGGAGACCGTCGTCGGTCCCGACCACCGCGGTGCCGGCCTGGAGCCCGTCCTCGTGCGGGAGGCCCTGCTGGACGCCCACCGCCGCCGCCTCGCGCCGATCCCGTACTGCAGGCACGCACAGGCCTTCCTGGCCGAGAACCCGCAGTTCCGGGCGCTCATCCCGGTCGGCTGA
- a CDS encoding TetR/AcrR family transcriptional regulator — MSRWAPDAALRLERAALELFAEQGFAATSVPQIAARAGLTTRTFFRHFPDKREVLFLLERELPAVVAPLVAGAPAFLSPLGIVMHGFEAMAAGPFEGWRPALQARRAIIGSDQGLRERELLKNLLLAGVITEALAGQGVGGREARLVARYGMLVFEIALADWLDSDSDTFSDVLHSTAYRMGQLVRPARQDE, encoded by the coding sequence ATGAGTCGATGGGCACCGGACGCCGCGCTGCGCCTCGAACGCGCAGCACTCGAGCTCTTCGCCGAACAGGGCTTTGCTGCGACCTCCGTACCCCAGATCGCCGCCCGCGCGGGGCTCACCACCCGCACGTTCTTCCGCCACTTCCCGGACAAGCGCGAGGTGCTCTTCCTGCTGGAGCGGGAACTCCCCGCCGTCGTCGCCCCCCTCGTAGCGGGCGCTCCCGCCTTCCTGTCACCGCTCGGCATCGTGATGCACGGGTTCGAGGCAATGGCAGCCGGGCCGTTCGAGGGCTGGCGGCCGGCACTGCAGGCCCGGCGGGCCATCATCGGCTCGGACCAGGGCCTGCGCGAACGCGAGCTGCTGAAGAACCTCCTCCTCGCAGGGGTCATCACCGAGGCGCTCGCGGGGCAGGGCGTGGGCGGACGTGAAGCACGCCTGGTGGCGCGCTACGGCATGCTGGTGTTCGAGATCGCGCTGGCCGACTGGCTCGACAGCGACAGCGACACGTTCTCCGACGTGCTGCACTCCACCGCGTACCGGATGGGACAGCTCGTCCGGCCCGCGCGCCAGGACGAATAG
- a CDS encoding flavin monoamine oxidase family protein: MNGIHLVACVMQAREEHVKIIERDVVVIGAGPSGLTAARELKKAGHSVAVIEARDRVGGRTHTDVIDGAVIEVGGQWVSPDQTALIGLLDELGLGTFSRYREGDSVYIGPDGKPVRYTGEMFPVSDYTREEMERLITLLDRLVAEAGPEAPWNHPDARALDTISFHHWLRQQSDDEEACNNIGLFIAGGMLTKPAHSFSTLQAILMAATAGSFSNLVDEDFILDKRVIGGMQSVSERMAAELGEDVVLSSPVRTLRWSGMDGRDSAEGVTVVSDTATVNARYAVVAVPPNLYSRISYEPPLPRRQHQMHQHQSLGLVIKVHAVYATPFWREEGLSGTGFSADSIVQEVYDNTNHEDPRGTLVGFISDEKADAMFELAPHERRERILASIAGFLGPQALEPEVYYESDWASEEWTRGAYASSYDLGGLHRYGRDQRTPVGPIYWSCSDIAAEGYQHVDGAIRMGQRTAAAIHRELASGLQSAASGRES, encoded by the coding sequence ATGAACGGCATTCATTTAGTGGCCTGCGTCATGCAGGCCCGGGAGGAACACGTGAAGATCATCGAGCGCGACGTCGTCGTCATCGGAGCGGGGCCGTCCGGCCTCACCGCCGCACGGGAACTGAAGAAGGCCGGCCATTCGGTCGCCGTCATCGAGGCACGGGACCGCGTGGGTGGAAGGACGCACACCGACGTCATCGATGGCGCCGTCATCGAGGTCGGGGGCCAGTGGGTCTCCCCGGACCAGACCGCCCTCATCGGGCTCCTCGACGAACTGGGCCTCGGGACGTTCTCCCGCTACCGCGAGGGCGACTCCGTCTACATCGGCCCCGATGGGAAGCCTGTCCGCTACACCGGGGAGATGTTCCCCGTCAGCGACTACACACGGGAGGAGATGGAGCGCCTCATCACCCTCCTGGACCGCCTCGTGGCGGAGGCGGGACCCGAAGCGCCCTGGAACCACCCCGACGCCCGCGCCCTCGACACCATCTCCTTCCACCACTGGCTGCGGCAGCAGTCGGACGACGAGGAGGCCTGCAACAACATCGGCCTGTTCATCGCCGGCGGCATGCTGACCAAGCCCGCCCACTCCTTCTCCACGCTGCAGGCGATCCTCATGGCAGCGACCGCCGGCTCGTTCTCGAACCTGGTGGACGAGGACTTCATCCTCGACAAGCGCGTCATCGGCGGAATGCAGTCCGTGTCCGAGCGCATGGCCGCTGAACTGGGGGAGGACGTGGTCCTCTCGAGCCCGGTTCGCACCCTCCGGTGGAGCGGCATGGACGGGCGCGACAGTGCCGAGGGAGTGACGGTCGTCTCGGACACGGCGACGGTCAACGCACGGTACGCCGTCGTCGCCGTTCCGCCCAACCTCTACTCGCGCATCAGCTACGAACCGCCACTGCCGCGCCGGCAGCACCAGATGCACCAGCACCAGTCTCTGGGGCTCGTGATCAAGGTGCACGCCGTCTACGCCACGCCGTTCTGGCGCGAGGAAGGCCTCTCCGGAACCGGGTTCAGCGCCGACTCGATCGTCCAGGAGGTCTACGACAACACCAACCACGAGGACCCTCGCGGCACCCTGGTCGGCTTCATCTCGGACGAGAAGGCCGACGCGATGTTCGAACTCGCCCCGCACGAGCGCCGCGAACGGATCCTCGCCTCGATCGCCGGCTTCCTCGGCCCCCAGGCGCTCGAACCCGAGGTGTACTACGAGTCCGACTGGGCCTCGGAGGAGTGGACGCGCGGCGCGTACGCGTCGAGCTACGACCTCGGTGGCCTGCACCGCTACGGACGCGACCAGCGCACGCCGGTCGGCCCCATCTACTGGTCCTGCTCGGACATCGCGGCCGAGGGCTACCAGCACGTCGACGGCGCCATCCGGATGGGGCAGCGCACCGCCGCGGCCATCCACCGTGAGCTCGCCTCCGGACTGCAGTCCGCAGCATCCGGCCGGGAATCCTGA
- a CDS encoding MarR family winged helix-turn-helix transcriptional regulator, producing MEGRDERAGSDSRRAALDAVEEKAAAMCRSEQLVCRVLARDIDPGMEPAAYSVLTAVRIARACRVTDLAATLGMSKSAVSGHVAALQRLGLVERRRTGDDERSHPVALTEEGMRRVERARGARRRAFRRQLEGWNQADVVDLVGLLSRFNASYLGAEVGGGTAPGTSVQLPHPD from the coding sequence ATGGAAGGACGCGATGAACGGGCAGGAAGCGATTCCCGCCGTGCCGCGCTCGACGCGGTCGAGGAGAAGGCGGCCGCGATGTGCCGCAGCGAGCAACTGGTGTGCCGTGTCCTCGCCCGCGACATCGACCCCGGGATGGAACCGGCCGCGTACAGCGTCCTGACCGCAGTGCGCATCGCCCGGGCGTGCAGGGTCACCGACCTCGCGGCGACGCTGGGCATGAGCAAATCCGCAGTGAGCGGACATGTGGCGGCGCTGCAGCGGCTGGGCCTCGTGGAACGCCGCAGGACCGGCGACGACGAGCGCTCCCACCCGGTGGCACTGACGGAGGAGGGCATGCGCAGGGTGGAGCGTGCTCGCGGGGCCCGGCGCAGGGCCTTCCGCCGGCAGCTCGAGGGCTGGAACCAGGCCGACGTCGTCGACCTCGTCGGTCTGCTGTCGCGTTTCAACGCGTCTTACCTCGGTGCAGAGGTCGGGGGCGGCACGGCGCCCGGCACGTCCGTGCAGCTTCCGCACCCGGACTGA
- a CDS encoding APC family permease produces the protein MSIDETTQRGTGLSSKGLDSGTVGLLGAVVIGVSSVAPAYTLTAALGPTVAEVGVNLPAIFLVGFIPMLLVALGYRELNNSMPDSGTSFTWATRAFGPWIGWISGWASVAATVIVLSNLAAVAVDFFYLMLAQLLNDPAIADLTLNLPVNIATTLVFIALACYVSYRGMEATKTVQYVLVTFQLVVLAWFAIAAFLHVADGTAFDATPISAEWFNPFAVGSFSAFAAGVSLSIFIYWGWDVTLTMSEETTNPKKTPGRAGALTVFVIVVIYLTVALATLAFAGVGEGELGAGNPDNQESIFATLAGPVMGPFAILMSMAVLSSSAASLQSTFVSPARTLLAMGHYKALPEGYGRISPQHKSPSFATVAAAVAAAGFYVFTRLVSENALWDTITALGLMICFYYGITALACVWYFRAQAFSSIRHMFFRFLAPLLGGVILLVMFFKTAVDSMDPEYGSGSELFGVGMVFILGIGVILLGVVLMLVWSRINPAFFRQEVITQGTAPVE, from the coding sequence ATGAGCATCGACGAGACAACACAAAGGGGAACAGGACTCAGCAGCAAGGGCCTGGACTCCGGGACCGTAGGCCTGCTGGGCGCCGTGGTGATCGGGGTGTCCTCCGTGGCCCCCGCCTACACCCTGACCGCAGCCCTCGGCCCCACCGTCGCGGAAGTGGGGGTCAACCTCCCGGCCATCTTCCTGGTGGGCTTCATCCCCATGCTGCTCGTGGCCCTCGGCTACCGCGAGCTGAACAACTCCATGCCGGACTCCGGGACGTCCTTCACCTGGGCCACGCGCGCCTTCGGGCCCTGGATCGGCTGGATCAGCGGCTGGGCGAGTGTTGCCGCCACCGTGATCGTGCTGTCCAACCTCGCCGCCGTCGCGGTGGACTTCTTCTACCTGATGCTCGCCCAGCTGCTCAACGATCCCGCCATCGCGGACCTCACGCTGAACCTGCCGGTGAACATCGCGACGACACTCGTGTTCATCGCCCTCGCCTGCTACGTCTCGTACCGCGGGATGGAGGCCACCAAGACCGTCCAGTACGTGCTCGTCACCTTCCAGCTAGTGGTCCTCGCCTGGTTCGCGATCGCAGCCTTCCTCCACGTCGCCGACGGCACCGCCTTCGACGCGACGCCCATCAGTGCGGAGTGGTTCAACCCGTTCGCCGTCGGATCCTTCTCCGCCTTCGCCGCGGGCGTCTCGCTCTCGATCTTCATCTACTGGGGATGGGACGTGACACTCACGATGAGCGAGGAGACCACCAACCCGAAGAAGACCCCGGGCCGCGCGGGTGCGCTGACCGTCTTCGTCATCGTCGTCATCTACCTCACGGTCGCGCTCGCGACCCTCGCCTTCGCCGGCGTGGGCGAGGGCGAACTGGGCGCGGGCAACCCGGACAACCAGGAGAGCATCTTCGCGACGCTCGCAGGTCCCGTCATGGGCCCCTTCGCCATCCTCATGTCCATGGCCGTGCTCAGTTCCTCGGCCGCGTCCCTGCAGTCCACGTTCGTCTCCCCGGCGCGCACGCTGCTGGCGATGGGCCACTACAAGGCCCTGCCCGAGGGCTACGGGCGGATCAGTCCCCAGCACAAGTCACCGAGCTTCGCGACCGTCGCCGCCGCCGTCGCCGCCGCCGGTTTCTACGTGTTCACCCGGCTGGTCTCCGAGAACGCACTCTGGGACACCATCACGGCCCTCGGCCTGATGATCTGCTTCTACTACGGCATCACCGCCCTGGCGTGCGTCTGGTACTTCCGGGCGCAGGCGTTCTCGAGCATCCGCCACATGTTCTTCCGGTTCCTGGCACCCCTGCTCGGTGGCGTGATCCTGCTGGTCATGTTCTTCAAGACGGCCGTCGACTCCATGGATCCCGAGTACGGTTCCGGGTCGGAGCTGTTCGGCGTCGGCATGGTGTTCATCCTCGGCATCGGAGTCATCCTGCTCGGCGTGGTGCTGATGCTGGTGTGGTCGCGGATCAACCCGGCCTTCTTCCGCCAGGAAGTGATCACCCAGGGGACCGCACCCGTGGAATAA
- a CDS encoding universal stress protein, which produces MRYIVGYTADERGHDAVCLAVALARRQDATLDLVLVTPEHSPYAGTYPPGKGFDSLLSEQMREWMDQGLALVPDDVSARGVVVRAESNAEGLIQAAEDTEASLIVIGASSRGLATRFSVGNVARSLLHASPVPVALAPRSYRRTDPVTRLTCAVGRRAGADDVISVAVSSARRRGLPLRLVSLVSLDAGQPDSGGAEDEANRRLAEAASSLAAGGRVSVETARGASVEEAIEALAWDEGEVLLVGSSRLAQHMRIFLGSTANKILRTLTIPMVVVPRTYATPGTTSGPGALPTEADA; this is translated from the coding sequence GTGCGCTATATCGTCGGCTATACGGCGGACGAGCGCGGGCATGACGCCGTCTGCCTGGCCGTCGCCCTGGCGCGCCGACAGGACGCCACCCTGGACCTCGTCCTCGTCACGCCCGAGCACTCGCCCTACGCCGGGACCTACCCGCCGGGCAAGGGCTTCGACAGCCTCCTGTCCGAGCAGATGCGGGAGTGGATGGACCAGGGGCTCGCCCTCGTGCCCGACGACGTCTCCGCACGCGGCGTCGTCGTCCGGGCCGAATCGAACGCGGAGGGTCTCATCCAGGCGGCCGAGGACACCGAGGCGTCCCTGATCGTGATCGGCGCGAGTTCACGCGGGCTCGCCACCCGGTTCAGTGTCGGCAATGTCGCCCGCAGCCTCCTGCACGCGTCCCCGGTGCCGGTGGCCCTGGCCCCCAGGTCCTACCGGCGCACCGATCCCGTCACCCGCCTCACCTGCGCTGTCGGGCGGAGGGCGGGCGCCGACGACGTCATCTCCGTCGCCGTCTCCTCGGCCCGACGCCGCGGGCTGCCCCTGCGGCTCGTATCCCTCGTCTCGCTCGACGCCGGCCAGCCGGATTCCGGCGGGGCGGAGGACGAGGCGAACCGGCGGCTCGCGGAGGCGGCGTCGTCCCTTGCGGCAGGTGGACGCGTCAGCGTCGAGACCGCGCGAGGGGCCTCCGTCGAGGAGGCCATCGAGGCCCTGGCCTGGGACGAGGGGGAGGTGCTGCTCGTCGGATCGAGCCGCCTCGCGCAGCACATGCGCATTTTCCTCGGCTCCACGGCCAACAAGATCCTACGTACGCTGACCATCCCCATGGTCGTCGTCCCGCGTACGTACGCAACGCCCGGCACCACTTCCGGCCCGGGCGCCTTACCCACAGAGGCGGACGCATGA
- a CDS encoding TetR/AcrR family transcriptional regulator — protein sequence MTAASSAPRRAGRPPRSVLSRDRITAAALDLIAAEGYEGLTMSALARRLRVAPSALYNHAESKQEVLRWVQDHVMTMVDFSTFADEPWDEAVRRWAWSYREVFARHAPLIPVIAVLPVTDAAETLRMYEEVAQGFLRAGWPEDRIVPAIVALESFIYGSALDVAAPGDIFDSGTLAHQFPVFTSAVRSATDSAGAESAADAAFRAGLDGMIAGLRQQLAAYSS from the coding sequence ATGACCGCAGCTTCATCGGCACCCCGGCGAGCGGGGCGGCCTCCACGCAGCGTCCTCTCGAGGGACCGCATCACCGCGGCGGCCCTCGACCTCATCGCCGCCGAGGGCTACGAGGGGCTGACCATGTCCGCCCTCGCCCGACGGCTGCGCGTGGCACCCTCGGCCCTCTACAACCATGCCGAGTCGAAGCAGGAAGTGCTCCGGTGGGTGCAGGACCATGTAATGACCATGGTGGATTTCAGCACTTTCGCGGACGAGCCGTGGGACGAGGCCGTCCGGCGGTGGGCCTGGTCCTACCGGGAGGTCTTCGCTCGGCACGCGCCCCTGATCCCCGTCATCGCCGTCCTGCCCGTGACGGATGCCGCAGAGACCCTGCGCATGTACGAGGAGGTGGCCCAGGGCTTCCTGCGGGCGGGCTGGCCGGAGGACCGGATCGTACCGGCAATCGTGGCGCTGGAGTCCTTCATCTACGGCTCGGCGCTCGACGTCGCCGCACCCGGCGACATCTTCGACTCGGGCACCCTGGCCCACCAGTTTCCCGTCTTCACCTCCGCGGTGCGCAGCGCGACCGATTCGGCGGGCGCCGAAAGCGCTGCCGACGCCGCCTTCCGCGCAGGGCTCGACGGCATGATCGCCGGCCTGCGCCAGCAGCTGGCGGCCTATTCGTCCTGA
- the rarD gene encoding EamA family transporter RarD — translation MTGTGEKTQRPARSENSVGILFGIGAYGLWGLLPLYFLVLAPAGPIEIVANRVLWSLLFCALLLTVLRSWRPVLAALRTPRIVGTLAVAALLIAVNWFVYTYSVTTGQAIEAALGYFINPIVSVLLGVIVLREKLRPLQWAAIGMGLLAVVVLAVGYGAVPWIALSLAFSFGLYGFAKKKVGSRVDAITSLSIETAALAPIAAAVMLWLGSTGDATLMTEGTGHFWIMAASGVITAVPLIFFGAAARRLPLTTIGLLQYLAPVLQFVLALLVLHEEMPFERWIGFGLVWAGLILLTVDMLRTVRRQPRLAKTPEPAATAA, via the coding sequence GTGACTGGAACAGGCGAAAAGACTCAGCGACCCGCGAGGAGCGAGAACTCGGTAGGCATCCTCTTCGGCATCGGCGCCTACGGGCTCTGGGGTCTGCTGCCGCTGTACTTCCTGGTCCTGGCGCCGGCCGGTCCGATCGAGATCGTCGCCAACCGCGTGCTCTGGTCCCTGCTCTTCTGCGCGCTCCTCCTGACGGTCCTGCGCTCCTGGCGGCCGGTGCTCGCCGCCCTGCGCACCCCGCGGATCGTCGGGACGCTCGCCGTCGCGGCGCTCCTGATCGCCGTCAACTGGTTCGTGTACACCTACAGCGTCACCACGGGACAGGCCATCGAGGCCGCCCTGGGCTACTTCATCAATCCCATCGTCTCGGTGCTGCTGGGCGTGATCGTGCTGCGCGAGAAGCTGCGGCCGCTGCAGTGGGCGGCGATCGGCATGGGTCTGCTGGCAGTGGTCGTCCTGGCCGTCGGATACGGGGCCGTCCCCTGGATCGCCCTGTCCCTCGCCTTCTCCTTCGGCCTTTACGGCTTCGCGAAGAAGAAGGTGGGCTCGCGCGTGGACGCGATAACGAGCCTCAGCATCGAGACGGCGGCCCTGGCGCCGATCGCAGCGGCGGTCATGCTCTGGCTCGGGTCGACCGGTGATGCGACCCTGATGACCGAGGGGACGGGCCACTTCTGGATCATGGCCGCGTCGGGAGTCATCACCGCCGTCCCGCTGATCTTCTTCGGTGCTGCGGCCCGGCGCCTGCCGCTGACCACGATCGGGCTCCTGCAGTACCTCGCCCCCGTGCTCCAGTTCGTTCTCGCACTCCTGGTCCTCCACGAGGAGATGCCCTTCGAGCGGTGGATCGGCTTCGGCCTCGTGTGGGCGGGCCTCATCCTCCTGACCGTCGACATGCTGCGGACCGTCCGCCGTCAGCCACGGCTTGCGAAGACCCCCGAACCGGCCGCGACGGCGGCCTGA